A window of the Rhodoluna limnophila genome harbors these coding sequences:
- a CDS encoding DNA polymerase III subunit delta': MTQTQEFKPVWRDLLGQPEAVGQLQQAVEHKSQGVHHAWLMTGPPGSGRSNLAHAFAAALLCPDDGCGQCKSCVMAAAGSHPDISVLATERVVISIDEVRELVANSQFGGSLGKLRIMLIEDADRMQERSSNVLLKALEEPPAGTIWLLCAPSEADMLPTIRSRVRRVGLKVPAIEEVARLLIEGNGIDAKLAHQVAAEAQSHIGMARRLATSSEARSRRRETLMAALAITGVTSAVNTAERWLEIAKKDAEALTVERDAEEKAAMLKSLGLQPGDAIPNNLKSDLKAMEESQKRRATRSVRDGLDRILVDLMSLYRDILTMQISANVPLVNEEMRPGATEVANSTTSAETIKKLEAIATARIRIDSNVRDLMALEALAVALRRKVA, from the coding sequence ATGACCCAAACTCAAGAATTTAAGCCGGTCTGGCGTGATCTCTTGGGTCAGCCTGAGGCGGTCGGTCAACTTCAGCAGGCAGTCGAGCACAAGAGTCAGGGTGTTCACCACGCCTGGTTGATGACGGGCCCACCGGGATCCGGCCGATCAAATCTGGCCCACGCCTTTGCTGCTGCTCTGCTGTGCCCCGATGACGGTTGCGGCCAGTGCAAGAGTTGCGTCATGGCTGCTGCGGGTAGCCACCCAGATATTTCTGTACTAGCCACTGAGCGCGTGGTCATCTCGATTGACGAAGTACGTGAGCTTGTTGCTAATTCGCAGTTTGGTGGTTCGCTCGGAAAACTTCGAATCATGTTGATTGAAGATGCCGACCGCATGCAGGAGCGTTCCTCCAACGTGCTATTGAAAGCCCTCGAAGAGCCACCTGCCGGAACCATCTGGCTGCTTTGCGCGCCATCAGAGGCAGACATGCTACCTACCATTCGTTCGCGCGTGCGCCGGGTTGGGCTCAAAGTTCCAGCGATCGAGGAGGTTGCTCGCCTGCTAATCGAGGGCAATGGAATCGATGCCAAGTTAGCGCATCAGGTTGCTGCTGAGGCTCAAAGCCACATCGGTATGGCTCGCCGTCTGGCAACCAGCAGCGAGGCAAGAAGCCGGCGTCGCGAAACACTGATGGCTGCACTGGCTATTACCGGTGTTACATCGGCAGTCAACACTGCCGAGCGATGGCTTGAAATTGCCAAAAAAGATGCCGAGGCGTTAACGGTCGAGAGAGATGCCGAAGAAAAGGCCGCGATGCTCAAGTCGCTTGGATTGCAGCCGGGCGATGCTATTCCTAACAACCTAAAGTCTGACCTCAAGGCCATGGAAGAAAGCCAAAAGCGTCGAGCGACTCGAAGTGTGCGCGATGGCCTGGACCGTATTTTGGTAGACCTAATGTCGCTATACCGCGACATTCTGACGATGCAGATTTCAGCAAACGTTCCGCTAGTGAATGAAGAGATGCGCCCGGGTGCGACCGAAGTCGCAAACTCGACTACGAGTGCCGAAACTATAAAAAAACTCGAGGCTATCGCTACCGCGAGAATTCGCATCGACTCGAATGTTCGCGACTTGATGGCGCTTGAGGCGCTGGCGGTTGCTCTCCGCCGAAAGGTCGCCTAG
- the tmk gene encoding dTMP kinase: MPGWFISFEGIDGVGKSTQADLLEQHLRDLGHEIVRTFEPGGTELGQEIRHLLLHRKGDVAPRAEALLYAADRAHHVATKVRPALEAGQVVITDRYLDSSVAYQGAGRDLKSQQVRDLSLFATDGLLPNLTILLDLDASAAGQRRNQTGQEPDRLEREKIEFFEAVRQSFLDLAAAEPERFFVVDASKTVEQMQTSIRARVDELLAR; the protein is encoded by the coding sequence ATGCCTGGTTGGTTTATTTCTTTCGAGGGCATTGACGGGGTCGGCAAGTCCACTCAGGCTGACCTACTTGAACAGCACTTGCGTGACCTCGGTCATGAAATTGTTCGAACTTTTGAACCTGGTGGCACCGAACTTGGCCAGGAGATTCGTCACCTTCTGCTGCACCGCAAGGGTGACGTTGCTCCACGAGCGGAGGCTCTGCTTTACGCAGCTGACCGTGCCCACCACGTGGCAACCAAAGTGCGTCCAGCACTAGAAGCCGGGCAGGTAGTCATCACAGATCGGTATCTAGACTCATCGGTTGCCTATCAGGGTGCCGGCCGCGATCTAAAGTCTCAGCAGGTTCGCGATCTTTCACTTTTTGCCACCGATGGCCTACTGCCGAACCTGACAATTTTGCTAGATCTTGATGCCAGCGCTGCCGGCCAACGCCGCAACCAAACCGGCCAGGAGCCAGATCGACTCGAGCGCGAAAAAATCGAGTTCTTTGAAGCTGTTCGCCAGTCGTTTCTTGACCTAGCTGCGGCTGAGCCGGAGCGATTCTTTGTGGTTGATGCCAGCAAAACCGTTGAGCAAATGCAAACCAGTATCCGTGCCCGCGTAGATGAACTATTGGCTAGATAG